One Bombyx mori chromosome 28, ASM3026992v2 DNA segment encodes these proteins:
- the LOC134201585 gene encoding uncharacterized protein LOC134201585 isoform X1, which translates to MEGKETLKELVKKRSIVKGRLTKFKDYLNVLTQVGAKKITSIQVKEISLRVDKFQELLSDFNAIQSDIELLSSNEDEQLNERDFIESQFFSLLSTAKELIECANLEKRSLHDESMSNQYSHPMNSIKLPTINLPRFDGNYLKWLEFRDTFDSLVNKNDSIPLINKYHYLRSSLESSAAVVIRSIEFTADNYEKAWQILCNRYNSKNILINNHIKSLLNIEPIVKESFKALRYLIDHLSKNLSSLHTLGLPTDQWDVLLIFIVSAKLDSTTSIKWEEYKNSLSDLPSLDQFYSFLRNRADILETTHYNRFDKQEHNNFMHSQNKRQVKSFLAASDANTGKYQCVVCSQNHFVYECPKFKQMNYDDRMCEVKRLKLCTKCLRSGHNSYQCRLKGSCKICKGRHNTLVHKDSMNTYSEQSANSQQNEPVTLSATTMTHTLLCTAQVVIVNELKNKKVKARALLDTGSQSSFLTEAMREKLGFNENSSETLKVCGLNNIKTNILGKCVVQIKSCLSTFSTPVSCLLVPTITGILPSVEIDVCELDIPCGIQLADPRFFQPSNIDMLLGADIFWNIIGTNQIKLGSNKPTLQESQLGWLIAGPLSISQSNSEVYCYFNQFSNIDNSLKKFWEIEELPSETKTYSLEEQFCEIDFIENTTRLSDGRFCVRMPLKEPETSLGDSYYMARKRFLNLELKLNKNPKLKESYTKFIDEYKELGHLSEVDRPRFGNYLPHHCVLRENSETTKLRVVFDASAKTSSGKSLNDIQAVGPVVQSDLFSILLRFRGHRFVLLGDIEKMYRQTALHESQRHLQLILWRDSSLSTEPNKNDNLKILQLNTVTYGLASAPFLSTRCLLQLAKECTDDTIANIIKNDFYIDDLNTGANSENELQHIYVNVKRILDSACFPLKKIRTNCLQALDCDDTVFDPVDLTKESSVLGLNYSPKLDIIQFPSKVESSPQIVTKKIVIATICKIFDPLGLICACIIKTKIFLQQLWVIKLNWDDPIPQNLLDTWLKFISNLHYISNIKISRNVLCNTPMSIELHCFVDASQKAYAACVYLRSINDENEITVRLLCAKARVAPLKPITIPKLELLGTLLGARLCDKVIQSLRFNITYKTIWTDSTVVLGWLRTDVRNLKMFVCNRVNEINELTSTFEHRHVPTNMNPADLASRGVEPHDLLSSSLWWEGPSFLKKERLEWPQNSFVVQNLPELKVHSLIAAVDNSDDGSLFIDFKRWSTF; encoded by the coding sequence ATGGAAGGAAAAGAGACTTTAAAGGAGCTTGTCAAAAAGCGTAGCATAGTCAAAGGTAGGCTGAcaaaatttaaagattatttgaaTGTTTTAACCCAAGTAGGTGCGAAAAAGATAACTAGCATTCAAGTCAAAGAGATATCTTTGCGGGTTGATAAATTTCAAGAATTACTGTCGGATTTTAACGCCATACAATCAGATATTGAATTACTGTCTTCAAATGAGGATGAACAGTTAAATGAGCGGGATTTTATTGAATCACAATTCTTTTCTCTTCTTTCCACGGCTAAAGAATTGATTGAATGTGCGAATTTAGAGAAGAGGTCATTGCATGACGAAAGTATGTCCAATCAATATTCACATCCCATGAATTCTATAAAGTTACCAACTATAAATTTGCCGAGATTTGACGGGAACTATTTGAAATGGTTAGAGTTCAGGGACACTTTTGATTCCCTCGTTAATAAAAACGACTCGATtccattaattaataaatatcacTATCTCAGATCAAGCTTAGAAAGTAGTGCCGCTGTCGTTATTAGATCAATTGAGTTTACCGCTGACAATTATGAAAAGGCATGGCAAATTTTATGTAATCgttataatagtaaaaatatattaataaataatcacaTTAAGTCATTACTTAACATTGAACCAATTGTGAAGGAATCATTTAAAGCATTGCGATATTTAATTGATCATTTATCGAAAAACTTGAGTTCTTTGCACACTCTAGGGCTTCCTACTGATCAGTGGGATGTCTTGTTGATATTCATAGTTTCAGCAAAGTTGGACTCCACCACTAGTATAAAATGGgaagaatataaaaatagtcTATCGGATTTACCATCTTTGGATCAGTTTTACTCGTTCTTACGTAACCGAGCAGATATCTTGGAAACAACGCATTATAATAGATTCGATAAACAggaacataataattttatgcaCTCTCAAAATAAAAGACAGGTGAAATCTTTTTTGGCTGCTTCGGATGCAAATACGGGAAAATATCAATGCGTAGTTTGTAGCCAGAACCATTTTGTTTATGAATGTCCGAAGTTCAAACAAATGAACTATGATGATAGAATGTGCGAAGTAAAACGGTTAAAATTATGCACTAAGTGCCTACGTAGTGGGCATAATAGTTATCAGTGCCGTTTAAAAGGTTCTTGCAAGATATGTAAAGGTAGACACAATACTTTGGTTCATAAAGATAGCATGAATACGTATTCAGAACAAAGTGCAAATAGTCAACAAAATGAACCAGTTACGTTATCAGCTACGACGATGACTCATACTTTGTTGTGTACGGCGCAGGTAGTAATAGTTAATgagttgaaaaataaaaaggttaaGGCACGAGCATTATTGGACACTGGTAGTCAATCGTCATTTCTGACCGAAGCTATGAGAGAGAAGTTAGGGTTCAATGAGAATTCCAGTGAAACCTTAAAGGTTTGTGgtcttaataatattaaaactaacaTTTTAGGAAAGTGTGTCGTTCAGATTAAATCTTGTTTATCGACATTTAGTACTCCAGTCTCTTGTTTACTAGTGCCAACGATAACAGGTATTTTACCCAGTGTCGAAATAGACGTTTGCGAATTAGATATTCCATGTGGTATACAACTAGCAGATCCAAGGTTCTTCCAGCCTTCCAATATAGATATGCTGTTAGGAGCTGACATATTTTGGAACATTATTGGGACAAATCAAATTAAGTTAGGGTCTAATAAACCTACTTTGCAAGAATCACAATTAGGGTGGTTAATAGCCGGCCCACTCAGTATCAGTCAATCCAACTCGGAGGTCTATTGTTATTTCAATCAGTTTTCAAATATAGATAATTCCCTGAAGAAGTTTTGGGAGATTGAGGAACTACCTTCAGAGACAAAAACATACTCATTAGAGGAACAGTTTTGTGAAATTGACTTTATAGAAAACACGACCCGCTTATCCGACGGTCGGTTTTGTGTCCGTATGCCCTTAAAAGAACCCGAAACTAGTCTTGGTGATTCATATTATATGGCTAGAAAACGTTtcttaaatttagaattaaaattaaataaaaatccgaAACTTAAGGAGTCATACACTAAATTTATTGATGAATATAAGGAATTAGGTCACCTAAGTGAAGTAGATCGCCCAAGGTTTGGCAATTACCTTCCGCATCACTGTGTGCTTCGCGAGAACAGTGAAACGACGAAATTGAGAGTAGTGTTTGATGCCTCAGCCAAAACATCATCTGGGAAGTCATTAAATGACATACAGGCTGTAGGTCCAGTAGTGCAGTCtgatttattctcaattttgtTACGTTTTCGCGGTCACCGATTTGTTCTCTTAGGGGATATTGAGAAAATGTACCGACAAACGGCCTTGCATGAATCTCAACGTCACCTTCAGTTAATTTTGTGGAGGGATTCATCTCTTAGTACGGAACCAAACAAGAACGATAATTTAAAGATTCTACAATTAAATACAGTTACGTATGGGTTGGCCAGCGCTCCGTTTTTGAGCACCAGATGTTTATTACAATTAGCTAAGGAGTGTACTGACGACACTATCgcgaacataataaaaaatgatttttatattgACGACCTGAATACAGGTGCGAATAGTGAAAATGAATTACAGCACATTTATGTAAATGTTAAGAGAATTTTGGATTCAGCATGttttcccttaaaaaaaattcgtacTAACTGTTTGCAGGCGCTCGATTGTGATGATACTGTATTCGACCCGGTAGATTTGACTAAAGAATCCAGCGTGCTAGGTTTGAATTATTCTCCAAAACTAGACATTATTCAATTTCCTTCGAAAGTGGAATCGTCACCGCAAATTGTTACAAAGAAAATCGTAATAGCTactatttgtaaaatatttgatcCGTTGGGATTAATTTGTGCatgcattattaaaactaaaatatttttacagcaATTGTGggtcattaaattaaattgggaTGACCCCATACCACAAAATCTATTAGATACgtggttaaaatttatttctaatttgcACTAcatttctaatattaaaattagcaGAAATGTTCTTTGCAATACCCCCATGTCAATAGAATTGCATTGTTTCGTCGATGCGTCACAGAAAGCATATGCCGCATGTGTATACTTACGGTCAATAAATGACGAAAACGAGATTACTGTTAGACTTTTATGCGCAAAGGCACGAGTTGCACCCTTAAAACCTATTACTATACCAAAATTGGAATTACTCGGTACTTTGCTGGGAGCTAGATTATGTGATAAAGTTATACAGTCATTACGATTTAACATAACTTACAAAACTATTTGGACAGATTCGACAGTTGTCTTAGGATGGTTAA